The DNA segment AAGCAGGCCGAGCTCGAAGAGTTCAGCTACACGATCAGCCGCCACACCATGCTGCACGAGCAGCTCGCGACGTTCTATCGCGGCTTCCGCCGCGACGCGCATCCGATGGCGATCATGTGCGGTGTCGTCGGCGCGCTCAGCGCCTTCTACCACGACAGCACCGACATCTCCGATCCCGAACATCGCAAGATCTCGAGCCACCGGCTGATCGCAAAGATGCCGACGATCGCGGCGATGGCCTACAAGTATTCGGTCGGGCAGCCGTTCCTCTATCCCAAGAACGACCTCAGCTATACCGCCAACTTCATGCGCATGACCTTCGGCGTGCCGGCGGAGGATTACGAGGTCCACCCGGCGGTCGAAAAGGCGATGGATCGCATCTTCATCCTCCACGCCGATCACGAGCAGAACGCCTCGACCAGCACGGTGCGGCTTGCCGGTTCCTCGGGCGCCAACCCGTTCGCCTGCATCGCGGCGGGCATCGCCTGCCTGTGGGGACCGGCGCATGGCGGCGCGAACGAAGCGGCGCTCAACATGCTGCACGAGATCGGCACGCCCGACCGGATCAAGCACTACATCGAGCGCGCGAAGGACAAGAACGATCCGTTCCGCCTGATGGGCTTCGGCCACCGGGTGTACAAGAACTACGACCCGCGCGCGACCGTCATGCAGAAGACGGTTCGCGAGGTGTTCGATGCGCTCCAGGTCAAGGACCCGGTGTTCGAGACGGCGCTGCAACTCGAGGAAATCGCGCTTAGCGACGATTATTTCCGCGAGAAGAAGCTGTTTCCCAACGTCGATTTCTATTCGGGTATCATCCTGTCGGCCATCGGTTTTCCCACCACCATGTTCACCGCCCTCTTCGCGCTGGCGCGAACGGTCGGCTGGGTGGCGCAGTGGAACGAGATGATCTCCGATCCCGCGCAGGTGATCGGCCGCCCGCGCCAACTCTATACGGGCCCGACCGAGCGCGATTATGTGCCAGTGGAGGAGCGTTGAGATGGGTATCATAAGGCAGGTCATCGGCGTTGCCGCGCTGCTCGTCGGCGCGCTGTGGCTGGGTCAGGGGCTTGGACTGGTGCGCTGGCCCGAAACCAGCTTCATGATCGACCAGAGCATGTGGGCGATCCTGGGCGCCGTCCTCATTGCCCTTGGGCTGCTGCTGCTGTTCCGGCGCCGCCGGCTCTAGCGTCTCACGCGGCGGGCAGCGTCAGCGTGAAACGCGCACCCTGTCCCGGCGCGCTTTCGACCGTCAGATCGCCTTCCATCGCGCGGGCCAGCCGGGCGGAGATGTAAAGGCCGAGCCCGCTCCCCGCCGCGTCGCTGCGGCCGAGCCGTTCGAACTTGTCGAAAACGCGCGCCTGCTCCGCGGCATTGAGCCCGCGCCCCTGGTCGGCAACACAGACGCTCGCCGTGCGTCCCTCGCGATCGAGACGCACCCAGACCTGGCTGTCGCGCGGCGAATAAGCGATGGCATTGCCGACGAGATTGATCAGCACCTGCACGACGCGGCGAAACTCGCCGCGCGCCCATTGGCTTTCGCCCGCGGGCGGCGGCACCAGCGTGATGCCGCGTTCATGCGCGCGGACGCCGAGAATTCCGCAGGCCTGGCGCGCCGCTTCGCCAAGATCGATGCGCGTCGGCTCGACCGAGAAGGCGCTGTCCTCCACCCCTTCGAGATCGGCGATATCCTCGATCAGCGCGGTAAGGTGCTCGCCCGCGTCGACGATGTCGCCGGCGTAGCCCGCATAGATGTCGGGGAGCGGCCCGGCGAGCTTGGAGCGGATCGTCTCCGCTTGCGTCAGCACGCGATTGATGGGCTGCCGCAGCGCCGGGGCGAGCTCTTCGCCGAGCGAGGGCGCGGTACGGCGCTCGGTGTCCGGGGCGGGCTCGGGCACCGGCGCGGCCTGGTCCGTGACCAGCGTGAGTAGGAAGCCGGCGCTTCCCGGTTCGGCGCGTCCCAGGGGCTCGAGCCAGGCGGTCCAGCGCCGCGCTGAGCCCGCGACCGCACAGGCAGCGCCATCGAGCAGCCGCCAGTGCAGCGGCTGATCCTGAATGGTGCCGGTCAATGTCACGAAGTCGGTCCATGGCCGCCCCGCCCCGCCCGCCATGCGTTGCGACAGCAGCACCAGATCGGATGCCGTCGTCTCCACCGCCAGGACCCGCTGCTCGGGATCGAGCCGGGCGGAGAATTCCGGCAGGCTGCGCGCCATTTCGCGGCGGATACGTGCCAGCTGGCGGTCCTCATCGCTGCTGGTGGACGGCTCGCACTGCCAGCTCTGAATCCCGATCGTGCAGCCCCCTTCGCCATCGCCCAAAGGGCGGACATCCGCCCAGGCCTCGATCCGCGCGCCTTCGCCCACGGCAGTGAAGGATCGGGAGAGGGCGAGGCGCAGATCCTTTGCCCGATCTACCAGCGCACGCAATTCGGGGATGGCCAGCGGACCGCCAAGACGCCCGCCGCAATCCGCCTGCAAGCGCGCTAGAGGCTCGCCCGCCTCCGTCAGCCGGCCTTCCCGGTCGACGCGCCCGGTCGCGAGATAGTGTTCGGCGTGCACGCTCATTCGCCTGCCTCCGCCAGCCATTGCGCCGCTTCGCGCGTGCCGATGTCATGCAGCCCGCGCGGCAGCTCGGCATCCGGATTTAGCAGCAGGGCCTGGCGCTCGGCCTCCGCCGGAGCGAGCCCGGCGGCGCGAAGGGTGAGGAGCAGACGGCCGAGATGCGGGTCGGCGGCGGCGAAGGCGATGCGCTGCCGGCTCTGACCAGATCGGGCCGCAACCGCGGTGAGCCACAAGGCAATGCCCGCGTTCTCGACCGACAGCAGATCGGCGTCCCCGCCCGCGCTTGCGAGCCGGCCGAACAGCGCGAGGCGCGTCTCGCCCTCGTCATAGCTGGCGCGTAATTGATCCTCAGCAGGTGCCGCTTCGCGCTGCCCGGGGCCCCGCCCGGAGAGCAGGGCTATGTGGAACAGTTCCGCTGGCAAGTCCGCGAGCGGCAGCGTCATGCGCCGCTGGGACTGGGCGAAACGCGCTTGCGCGGCCAGCGCGCGCATGGGGAGGTCGCCCCCCGCCCCGTCCGCCGCGGTCACCAGGGACT comes from the Qipengyuania sediminis genome and includes:
- a CDS encoding citrate synthase; its protein translation is MADSPAHAVNAKLEINGTSVSYPIMKGSTGPDVVDIRKLFADTGAFTYDPGYKSTASCESALTYIDGDEGILLHRGYPIGQLAEHSSFMEVCYLLLNGELPKQAELEEFSYTISRHTMLHEQLATFYRGFRRDAHPMAIMCGVVGALSAFYHDSTDISDPEHRKISSHRLIAKMPTIAAMAYKYSVGQPFLYPKNDLSYTANFMRMTFGVPAEDYEVHPAVEKAMDRIFILHADHEQNASTSTVRLAGSSGANPFACIAAGIACLWGPAHGGANEAALNMLHEIGTPDRIKHYIERAKDKNDPFRLMGFGHRVYKNYDPRATVMQKTVREVFDALQVKDPVFETALQLEEIALSDDYFREKKLFPNVDFYSGIILSAIGFPTTMFTALFALARTVGWVAQWNEMISDPAQVIGRPRQLYTGPTERDYVPVEER
- a CDS encoding sensor histidine kinase; this translates as MSVHAEHYLATGRVDREGRLTEAGEPLARLQADCGGRLGGPLAIPELRALVDRAKDLRLALSRSFTAVGEGARIEAWADVRPLGDGEGGCTIGIQSWQCEPSTSSDEDRQLARIRREMARSLPEFSARLDPEQRVLAVETTASDLVLLSQRMAGGAGRPWTDFVTLTGTIQDQPLHWRLLDGAACAVAGSARRWTAWLEPLGRAEPGSAGFLLTLVTDQAAPVPEPAPDTERRTAPSLGEELAPALRQPINRVLTQAETIRSKLAGPLPDIYAGYAGDIVDAGEHLTALIEDIADLEGVEDSAFSVEPTRIDLGEAARQACGILGVRAHERGITLVPPPAGESQWARGEFRRVVQVLINLVGNAIAYSPRDSQVWVRLDREGRTASVCVADQGRGLNAAEQARVFDKFERLGRSDAAGSGLGLYISARLARAMEGDLTVESAPGQGARFTLTLPAA
- a CDS encoding LPXTG cell wall anchor domain-containing protein, producing the protein MGIIRQVIGVAALLVGALWLGQGLGLVRWPETSFMIDQSMWAILGAVLIALGLLLLFRRRRL